The DNA sequence GTGGCTTTTGTCCGCGGCAACAACCTCTTCATCCGTGACGCAGATGGAAAAGTCAGCCAGATCACCAATGATGGCGGTCCCGACATGTTCCACGGCGTTCCGGACTGGGTCTACGAGGAAGAAATCTTCGGAGGCCGTTCTACTTTCTGGTTCTCTCCCGATGCCAAGTTCCTGGCTTTCCTGAGTTTCAATGAGACTGGCGTCGGTACTTTCACCATCCCTTACTACATGGACGGAGAAAAGCTTGCGCCCGAGTACCCACGTGAGCTGGATCTGAGATATCCCAAGGTCGGATCCAAGAACCCTACCGTGGAGCTCAACATCCTCGACCTCTCCTCAGGCGACTACAAGCCTGTTCCCGTCGATGCCTTTGAGCCTGAAgagctcatcatcggtgAAGTCGCCTGGGTCACTGATGACCACAGCGCTGTCATCTACCGGGCATTCAACCGTGTTCAGGACAAGGATGCCCATGTCGTTGTTGATCCCACCACTTTGAAATCCAAGCAAGTTCGTGAGCGGGACGGTAGCGACGGATGGCTCGAGCACACTCTTTCCATCTCCTACGTCGGCCCTCTCAGTGCTTCAGGCAAGGACACCTACTACGTGGATGTTTCTGACGAGGATGGCTGGAACCACATCTACCTCTACCCTGTCAAAGGTGGAGAAGCCATCCAACTGACATCCGGAGAGTGGGAAGTGACAAACATCTTGAACATCGACACCGCCAGGAGCTTGATCTACTTCCAAGCTGCGAAGCGTCACTCTACCGAGCGCCATGTCTACAAAGTCTCATGGAATACCAAGAAGATTACACCCCTCGTGGATGAGACTGTTCCTGCTTATTGGTCGGCGTCTTTTTCGTCCAAGGGCGGCTACTATATCCTCACCTACCAGGGTCCCGATGTTCCCTACCAGGAACTTTACTCTTCCAACTCCACGGCCAAGTCGATTCGTGTCTTGGAAGACAACAAGCAGTTCTACAAGAACATCTCACAGTACAACCTCCCCAACATCACCTACTTTGAGCTTGAGCATCCCGATGGCTACAAGATGAACGTGAGGCAACAGCTGCCCGTCAACTTTGATCCATCCAAGCAATATCCTGTTCTTTTCACCCCATACGGAGGTCCCAACTCGCAGCAGGTAGCCAAGTCTTTCCAGGCCTACAACTGGAGAGCATACATCTCCTCCGACCCTGAGCTCCAGTACATCACCTACACAGTCGACAACCGCGGAACCGCCCAGCGCGGCCGCAAGTACCGCTCCCTCGTAACCGCTCAACTCGGAAAGCTAGAGCCCCTGGATCAAATCTGGGCCGCAGAGGAGTTGATCAAGAAATTTGACTACATCAACCCCGACAAGGTCGGAATGTGGGGATGGTCCTATGGCGGATACCTCACCGCAAAGACCATCGAAGTCAACTCCGGAGTCTTCACATTCGGCCTGATCACAGCTCCAGTATCTGACTGGCGCTTCTACGACTCCATGTACACGGAGCGATACATGAAGACCCTCGACGCCAACCGCGACGGCTACCTCGAGACAGCCGTGCACAAGGTCGACGGCTTCAAGAACATTGCAGGCGGCTTCAGTGTTCTTCACGGCACGGGAGACGACAACGTGCACTACCAGCACGCGGCTGCGTTGATCgatcttcttgttggcgagggGGTGTCGCccgagaagatgaagatgttTGCGTTTACTGATAGTGATCACAGCATCGTGTATAATGGTGCTAGTGTTTATATCTACAAGTATCTTACTGCGAGGTTGTATGATGAGGTTAAGAGGGAGCCAAAGAACAAGTTGCTGGCTCATCAGTGGACCAAGAGGCGGATTGATGGTGTGTCGAGAGCCTAATCTGTGGAAGCTATTGACAGGTTTGCATGTATCATACGATAGACTATGAAGTGAGCTGATAGAAGTAACTTGAATTTGATAACCCAAACgttgtcaaggttgagagTGAAAATGCAATTGCTAAGTTTAAATGAGTGATCATCTTCCATTTGGAGTAAGCAGTAGAACAATTGGGTGACCATAGACAGCCTCACTACAGCTTTGAAGACTTGCTGACCCAATCAGGAGACCTCTTTTGCAGGAATGCCCCGATGCCCTCCTTAGCATCCTCACTCTTCGCATGCAAAGCCATGACCCTTCCTGCCCAACGAGCCGCAGCttcgaagccatcgccaccTTCTTCGCCGTCGGATGCTCCCATGCCAAGTTGCGTCCAATATGCCCATTTTCCAACCGCTTGCTGCTGAGCAGACATGGCTGCTAGTTGATTAATGACTGTTGAAACACGGCTTTCAAACGCCGCGCTGCTAGCCTCACTCGATTGATCTTTTTCTGAGACTTGAGCAATGTCAACTGCCCCTGGGATATCCGATGCCTTGACAGGCTGTGCTGTTGCCAACAGTCGATATGTCGCTCCAGGAGGTAAACGGCGCGAGACGGCTGTCGATGGACTGGTGCAAGGCAGCCCAATCTTTGCTCCCGGTAAAGCAAACTTTGTATCCGCCAACGCGATAGGAAAGTCTGTTGCCATGGCCAATTGAAAGCCTGCAGCCGTGGCGAGGCCTTGAATTGGACAAACGATCAAGATCGGACTCCGTCTGATCAATGTCATGACTTCTGCgcagaggctgaagaggagtTTGACCTCATCATGGGAAAGGTTCGAAAGTTCCTTCAGATCATGTCCGGATGAAAATACCGGCCCCTCGCTGCGTAGCACCAGCACATCAGGAAGTCCagctctctccctcttccatTCAGAAGAATTGACCAGCCAACCGTACTTCTTCCACTGCTCGCTCGTTGTGTCGTCTCGACGCACAGCCTTCTCCAAGTCTTCCAAGATCCGGGTTTGAAAAGGCGGCAAGATGCGAAGCTGTCCACTCACGGGGGATGTGAGAGCCTCGGTGAGCTGTCTCTTAAGATCCTGCAGGACGCCAAGACTCAGAGCGTTACGTCTCGCTGGGTTGGAGAGCCGGATGTAGGCGACATTAGGTGGGAGCTTGGGGAAAGGCATCGTTTTCTCTAACACCCAAGTTGGTTCGAGATTCTTCAAGTCTCTGCAAAAGTGAACATGGATGGAAGATGGTATTAGCCCTGGTCGAGTGGCCCTGGGTGGTTGTCAACCTTAACCCCGCATTCTCGGCTATCCTATCCGCCACCCGGCAACGCCTCGGTCAACAATCAGCGAATGAGACACAACCAGGGCAAGCCAAAGAGTGCAACTGAACATTACCTAGGGATGAAACGAGATACTAATTTCCATCCTTTAATCATACAAGTAAAACAGTTTCGATATCCTTGGCAATAGCATCAAAATCTCCCTCATGCCACTCCGCAAACATTGCGCCGTGGACGTAAGCTCCCCCAAGAAGGGCATATCTCCCACCTCCTTGCGGCCGTAGCACGAATGGCGCGTCTGCTCCGACCAAGTTCCAAACCTCATCACCTTCTCTTGTCGACTTCGGGCCGACACCAAGTTGTCCCTCGTTTGTTGCAAATAGGTGTTTCCCTGAGACGTTCCGTGCTGCCTCTGCCCAGAACTCAAGAGCCTCGGCTGACTCTCCGCGCTCCCAATCTTTCAGAGCCCGTTGCGCCATAGCCAGTCCTTCTTGACTAAATCTCCCTTCTGCCCAAGCAGCATCGAGTTCCGGCAAAATCGCACTCATCTCCTCGGGAAACGGTTCTTTCTGGGCAGCATCGCCGAGCTGGCCTGTCAGAAACATCTGAGTTCGGTAAGTAGCGCTTATTGACGACCTGAGCAAATCCCAGTTCGGAGGATTCCCAAATCGACGACGCCATATGCGGACAATTCCCGCTTCTGATGAAACGGGACTAGAGAAGCTTCCAGCAATGACCATTTCCTGTTTCAGACCCTTGAAAATAGGTCAATTGTGCTTTTTGATGGTGGGAACTGTTCGCCAAAGAGGTCGAATACCAAAGTCCTCCAGAAAACCTCCAACCGAGACTGGACAGTTACTGTTCCCCGCTCCTCAATAATAATTTGGTTATAGAATTCCTTGTTCGGAATGAAACTTTTGATCTCAAGGAACGACCTCAGAGTAGGTGTCAGGGGCGGTATCCACACCCTTGAATACTCTGGAAGAGCTTGAGCAAGGTTTAGAAATGAACCCGtaccatcttcctcgtctggGCAGGACAGGCCATTGAGCTCGTACACCGCGCAGGCCGTCCCGATGCGCAATCCTCGTACCTCGAGAACGTCACCAGAACGAAACTTGAAGTGCGTTTTTCCAGGACATTTCTCGGCAGACCATAAGCTCAATACTGGAAGAGGTCCTGACGACCCTAGACCGTCGCCGCTGAAGTCCGGGACCCAAGATTGGAGCCCGGTAGTCTCTGTTCGTTGAGGGTTCTCTTTCACAGCAAGATTGTTCAGACTATTGCTCGACTGGAGAAGAAACCTCATTGTATCTCAGAAAACCTCTGCAGGGGACCGACCATAGTCCGGACGCAGCGTTCCAGGCTGGCCCAGCTCCTCGGCCAGACCAAGGAAGGCATACACCTTGTCTCTCGGATCGGTCGCTTTCATGTTCTGGAACATGCGCAAAACCTTTCTCAAGCCATGTTGGTCGTCCCTCCAAGTCACTTGGAGTGGGTTAGTAGAGCTGCTGTGAAACCCAAAAACTATTCGCCTAATTGCAAAAAGATATCCCAGCATCCAGTCGTTCGGCTGGTCGTCTGGGTTCGGCTGGTAAAGAGATGCGCCCGGGCCTTGTGCCTTCATAGCCACCGCATCCTCGGTGTAGATGTTCGAGTGTCCCTGAAGCGCTTGAGCAAATTCCCTCATGGAACTCAAGCATCTCCCTTGACTCAGCAAGCTCACGGCATGGTATAAATGCTCAAAAGGGAAAGTTGTTAGCCCACAACAAAAGGACACCTCTTGAGGGAGCGCGGCTTCTTGTACAACCCACGAGCGCGTAAACCAGGTGCGACTCAAGAAAGCATAGAGAGCAATCCATTCCGACGGCCCAATCGGCTCTATGCCTAGCTCTTGATAAGACCCAGGCTGCAACATATCCAAGAACGCGACTTTCGGAAACTTCTCAGCGCCGATATTCATCATTTTCGCCATGGTGTTCAAGACGGTTTGAGAAAACTGATCATCGCCACCAACCCAGACTGAACATAGCCGTGATCGCTTATATATCCGCCTCATGAGCATTACCTGGGAGCTTTTTTCTTCGTCGTCCAACTGGTTGATGCAAATCTGGTCGATCCAGATGCAAGATATCGGGGAAACCTCCTCCGTTATGTTTGAGCCCCCCACCCCAACCAGTGTGGAACAATACCGACGACCTGTCTCAGACGCTCGCAGGCGTAAGCTCAGAAAGGCTGCGTATAGGTTTGCAGTAACTGAAACTAGCTTCCCATCGCAAATGATTTCAAAGAACGGCGAAGCCCAGGCGTTGTCTGACGAGACTTCGCTTGCATCGGAGTAGACGGCGACTGGGCAGTTCCAGGTATAGGAGAGTGTATCGTAAACAGGGCTGTTGTTCAAGTCCCTAATGACTAGAGAGCAGCGAAGAGGAGCATAGAAGTCGAGCTCATTTTCAAACTGCTCCGTATGCAATTGAAGCAACCGGATTGACGTCGGTGTTGGCAAGCGATTGTATGTCAATGAGTGACGCTCGCGGATCGCATAGTCCTCAGGCGGCCTGATCAAGGGAATCGTTGTTTTCTGCAGACCTTTTCGAGGCTTAGAGAAAGGTATCTTAAAGCACTGCCCAGTCTTTTCCACCAATCTTTTATGGACTGCGTAGGCTCTTGTGTACATGACAACAGACTTATCACCAGTTTTTGATCTCGCGAGCGACCATGGGTATCGATAGGGGTTGCAATGAACAAAGCCAAGGTGACAAGAATAAACGAAAGCTTTGGTAGTAGAAAAGAGGGTATTGTGTGATAATGGTTTAGGTTTAACAGTCTTCGGGTAGAGAATTAAGAATGCTTTGCTTATATAGGCCTACGAGTGAGTGATCTACGAGTCCTGTAAAAAGCAACGGTTTCAGCTCAACACGCTTGTTTCAGCCCATGGCGCTAAAGAAGACGCCAACCATGCTGCTATTGGGCAGGTTTGTGGTTTTGATTCAGTTTTTTGCACATTTGAACAAACTGGAAAAAGTCGTCCTCCAATCAGATACTCCCTGACACAAAAATAAATTACAATCAAGTCAACATCCAGGCTCTTGCAGCGGCGGTCGGACATCCATACAGCCAAAGCATCTGCCGCGCTCCGGGTAATGAGTCTCGACGCGACAGTGTCAAATTGTCCAAATATGCGCACATGGGACTATCTCAACTACCCTGTTGGGGATCCACGGATATCGTCCACTACGACATTTCTGTATTGTCGAAGTAAGAACCCTTACAGTGGGCTGACATGCGCGGATAATTTCTTGAAATTCCAGAGCAGCTGTTGGTATGGAGGCCACGAGTCGAAATTGGGCCAATAAAGGTGATTAAAGCAAGCCTTTGATAAATATATAGGTACCATTggctttttttaatattgGATATAGGTGTGATAATCCCATCGCTGGTTTCCAGAAGTATTTCGACAGCGAGTAGAATCTCTTTGTCTATCCATTTCCCTTGGTTCGATCCGCAATCCCCCATCCAAACCAGTTCCGAACCAATGAAGTATTCTTAAGCACTCGAAGCACCTAAACCAGTGGTCAATTTCACCGTTTATATCCATTACCCTTGCCCCCAAAGTTGGGATGCCCCAAACCCTTCCTTTCCATAATCGCAAGTCCTTCGCCCTGCTGACATGAAAAcagctccatctccattAGCTTTTCGTAGAACGGCACCGACCGTTCCCAATCCCCAGTCATCAACAAGCTTCTCCGTAGATGAGGGAGAGACTCAATAACCTCCTGCACACATCTCACAAGCCAACTCCCAAGGCCTTTCCCTTGATATGACGGATCAACCCAGACGTCGGTCAAGTATAGGAATGTTGTATAATCGGTGACGCCGCGGGCAATGCCCAAAAGTTTCCGCTCCGATTCGTCGGGGCTGCCCGTCTTGGAAGTTTCGTCTGATGATTCATGACAGTCGTATAACCCAAAGCACAAGGAATTATCAAGCATTTCCTTCATCGCATCCTCAGGTAGCGCATTGGCCCAGTAAAAGTCATCAGAGGAGAATACTTCAATGAGACGTCCCACGGGAATAAGGCTTGCGTCGGTGGAGATGAGGTATGATCCCCGTCTCCAGGATTTCTTTCGAAGTCGACTGGGGGTTGATTCCATTGCTTGCTGATGCGAGATGCGATTTTGATTCGATTGAGATGTTTGCAAAAGAAGAAGTCTTTGATGTCGGATTTGCGCTTTTAAACCGTCTTCTATCGAACCTATGGAAGATGCTGGTTTGGTTTAACTCAAACGGTTTGAGTCACACCGAGCCGGAGCTTCATCCGAGGCATCGGCGCTCTCCGCCGAAAATCAAGCTAGTCTTGATTCACAACAACGCCAAGGGATGAAAAGTAACACGATAAGCAAcatatatataatactaagcTCTAAAAGTAAAGGAAATTCAGTCCAACGCCGGTATATGCCATTTGACCATGATCATGCCCTGTGCAACCACCATGGATCGCGTCATCTATTTTGTCCCTATAGTCGCGACGTCTTCATACAACACCCTTTAAGTCATCAGTAGACATTCCATGTAAGTGGGTAATAATGATACTTACTCGGTCAAGAAGCCCGCATACTTCTCTCCTGTGATCTGCTCACGCATAAACTGCTGCGCAATCTCGAATTTGTGGCCCTCGGCAGCCGTCTTCAGTAGAGCTCCATGCTGttcatcgaggagctcaaggataGTGTTCTTATCCAATCGGACTCCCTCAGCGGTGCTGACCTTGTGGTGAACCCACTGCCAGAGCTGCGATCGAGAGACTTCGGCGGTAGCTGCGTCCTCCTTTTACCCCGTTAGATGCCATAATTCTTTTCAAAAGTCACTGCAACTCACcatgaggttgttgatagGGCTGCATCCAATCCCGCGCACCCAAGCCTCCATGTACACCAAGCAAACATGTatgttcttcttgacgcCCTCAAGAGTAATCTTGCCTGGGACTTTGGGGTTGAGAAGATCATCTCGAGTAACCGGCACAGTCTCAGATCGACGGAAGATCTGATTGGAAGTGGGCATGTACGTGTTGAAAATGTCTTCCGCAATTGGGGCCAAAGCGGGATGAGCAACCCAAGTGCCATCATGTCCAGCCAAAACTTCTCGAAGCTTGTCGGCCTCCACGTTGGCCAGGGCCTTCGCGTTGGCGGCTCCGTCGTTCTTGATCGGGATCAGCGCAGCCATTCCGCCCATGGCATGCACGCCGCGTCGGTGACAGGTCTCGATGAGTAGCTTGACGTAGGCATCCATGAAAGGAACAGTCATAGTGACATCGGCGCGATCGGGAAGGATGAACTTGGGATGGTTTCGGAAGATCTTGATAAAGGTGAAGATGTAGTCCCATCGTCCACAGTTCAGTCCGCCAATGTGGTTTCGAAGATCATAGATGATCTATAGAAGAGTTAGACTAGACAAATGGTCCAAAGGCAAAGTGGATTACGAacctcgtccatctcaaAAACGGCCGTGATGGTCTCGATCAAAACAGTAGCTCGGACAGTACCCCGAGGAATTCCGATATAGTCCTGAGCAACATTGAAAACATCATTCCAAAGACGAGCTTCAAGATGAGACTCCAACTTCGGAAGGTAAAAGTAAGGCCCGAATCCAgtcttgatgagctccttggcgtTGTGGAAAAAATAAAGACTAAAGTCGAACAATGCACCCGAGATAGGAGCACCGCTGACGGTAAAatgggcctcgtcgaggtgcCATCCACGGGTGCGGCAGATGAGGGTAGGAAGAGTTCGATCAGTTCTCAACTTGTAGTCTTTCTCGCCAATCTTGAAATCAATCTGGCGTCGGATAGCGTCGTAAAGGTTGAGTTGACCTTCAGTAACGTTCTTCCATGTCGGAGTGAGCGAGTCTAGTTGCATTAGCTACCACACCAAACGCTCGTTTCAGGAACCATACCCTCAAAGTCAGCCATATAGCAGTAAACATTAGAGTTGAGGGCATTGACAATCATCTTGCGATCCGTCGGCCCTGTAATCTCAACCCTACGGTCGGCCAGGCCAGGCGCAGGAGAGGCTCCTTGCCAGTGGCTATCCTCGCGAATATGTTTGGTTTCGGGCAGAAAGTCCGGGAGTTCCCCTGCGTCAAAATTCTTCTGTCGAAGGTCAcggcgatggaggagggctTTCCGGGTAGCCTCAAATGAATGATGCAGGACAGAAAGAAACTCGCAAGCTTCGGGTGTAAGGATCTTCTGGGTGGCTTCGCTAGATGCACCCAGAACAGCGTATTGCCGTTTCTTGTGAGGAACGAGAACCATTGTTGAAAGTGTGGCGCTTTGGGGATCTCAAAGTGTCAATGATGAAGTTGCTGCGAGTTGCGATGCTTCCTTCTGTTCTACCGACAGGTTTCCAACATCATCTTATACTTGGATCACACATCAAGTGCCTATAACGGAGTCTACGGCTAGCATCCGAACTTTCGAAACCAATTGCTAGAATTCCCTCTCATCGGACGCTGTTCCGGGGGCAAACCTTAGCAATACACGATGCTATCTCTGCCTCGGGAGTCTATCCGGTGATGGCTTTGCCTAACCAGACCGCACGACTAGTCTCCATTTTCCACCAGGCCTAGTCAAGTTCCATCTCACCTTGACACACAATAAGTTTAAGTTTCGGACCCAATCCCCGAAGTTGATGCCCAGAGAGCCAAGCCGAAGCAGTGCCCGGCCACGAACTCCGAAGATGGTCGGAAGGCTTCCGGCAACGTGCCGCTGGTTCATAACCCCGAGTGACCTGAAGGCTCTTGGCTCTGAAATCAGCCTGCTCTTTGATTCCCGATACAGCATACTGAAAGTGCTTCGGAGCTCCATACCGACTGATTCGGGGTGGCATGTGTTCAGTAAGTAAGGTCGCACAGGGCCCTGCTTCACTTCCAATCCGAACGGAGAGCATCGTCACTCTGCATGCCAATGCATGCATTGACCATTATTGTTATTATAAACAATTAAGACTCCAAAGAGGCCACCAGCCTTAATAGCAAAAGATACAGTTATACAGTTACCCTCTATGACTATGAGCGAAAATGACTCTAACCTTTGACATAAACTGGGGTATGCTTAGCTACCCTGCATCTCATGTTTTGTTGAATAATTGCTTATCTTTTATATCTCAGTCTTAAAATCATAATCATATCTTCCTTGTAgacccttttttttttagttgCCTCACAGGATGGAAGTTTCGCCACATCACGCACTGGTTGTTTGTTTTACAGTTTGCCGAAATTTATCCCAGCGTTCAGTTCCTATTCTGTATCTTACAGCCCTAGAGCTCACAAGTCCACAACCCTTGTCTTACCACCCGCTACCTATAAACCAGAAGATTGACCGTATACAAGAGACATCGATTGATTACTGAGAAAGGGTCGTAGCCACAATGAAATTGGTCTCATCCTGTCCACCGATGATATTGACGCCAGAGTTGGTTGGCAGGTTCCACGATCTTACCTGTGGGACATGATGTGAAGGGCACCAATTTTTGGCTACCATGAATGCCAATATCCTAGAGATTCCCAACAGCCCATCCAGATTTCTCTCCAAACTGATTTGGCATTCTGACAATAGTAGTAGAACATGTTTCTCAAGCTCTACCTGGGCGCCTTTATTCCCTCCGAGCCGAGACCAGGTTGAAAAGCTTACGGCCTCGTCACAAAAGCCAACTTCGACCCTTTCGCTAGAATCCAGGCTGGCCCCGTAAGCAGAAGAGTGGCGACGACGGTTGCTGTCATGGGGCCAAGTACGTCTCCGGCTTTTTGTCGTTTGGTGAGTTTCAAGGCGAGTCTTGAGCTGGGCTTCGAGTTGCTTCATCTTCTGTCATGTCAGAGCATTGCAAGTAGAAGAGTCGAGGACGAAAATCCTTTAGTTGCCATGTTCAAAGTGGAGAGAAGGGGTTTTTGTTTGGAGGCATCTTTACGTCAAActtgaacttcttgaggTAAAGAGAGGGCGCCTTGACGGTGGAAAGCCGGGATTGTCAGATTATCAATCATATTAAGATCTAAATCATGAAGAATATGTACCAAGTGGGTTGAATGTTACGAACAGGTGGAGTGACCCCTAAGCGAAGTGTCTGATCGCGGGCCTTGTCAAGGTGATTGGCCAATCGAAACATCAAAAAACTGTTTCAACACGAGTCGCGCGCCGACCCAAACGGAGCTGAAGTCTGTCTTGGGGAGTGACTGCGGCCCCACGCTTCGCTCTGCTAACTGTACCTGGAGCATGACCCGAGCCTGACATGCAGGGGCCGTTGCATCCGTATTACGCTTAACGGTTGCGATTGAAGCCACAACTGGGTGGCGACGACACTCTGCAACGTCTCGGCGCGCCGGAACTGGAGCGGAAGTTTCTTTAGGGATGTTGCAGCGCTGTGTCATCCCGTTGCCAAGCTCTGCAGTTGATATATGTGTGCTCATGTTCCAGGCCATGTCCGGTCCCTGTTCTTTTCCCCCAAACATGTCCCACGCCAGATCTCGTCAATCTTGTGCTTGCACAATTATCTGCTCTTCGTAATGTCTAACTACTTGCAGGTCTGGTTTATCGTACTGTTATGGTTTGTTTCCCACGTGGCTGGGCAGGACCCTGCTTCACTAATTGGGTTGGTACCTGACTGTGCAGTGAGAcatttcttcaacaagcCCTTGGAGACACCCCTGAGTGGCTAACATGCATCATAGCAACCATGCC is a window from the Fusarium keratoplasticum isolate Fu6.1 chromosome 5, whole genome shotgun sequence genome containing:
- a CDS encoding putative dipeptidyl-aminopeptidase B — encoded protein: MAGKSALVALLAFVSFGSAAIDPPRKPYQPVGGGDRILTFNETSPSAKIRPSTLSVEWPSAGSDGNYIVTNSAGDLVLEDIVTGKSSKFVSADKLPEDLHESWISSDATKLLIASNYTKQYRYSYFADYFILDVKSGKTTPLVEDQVGDIQYAEFSPTGDSVAFVRGNNLFIRDADGKVSQITNDGGPDMFHGVPDWVYEEEIFGGRSTFWFSPDAKFLAFLSFNETGVGTFTIPYYMDGEKLAPEYPRELDLRYPKVGSKNPTVELNILDLSSGDYKPVPVDAFEPEELIIGEVAWVTDDHSAVIYRAFNRVQDKDAHVVVDPTTLKSKQVRERDGSDGWLEHTLSISYVGPLSASGKDTYYVDVSDEDGWNHIYLYPVKGGEAIQLTSGEWEVTNILNIDTARSLIYFQAAKRHSTERHVYKVSWNTKKITPLVDETVPAYWSASFSSKGGYYILTYQGPDVPYQELYSSNSTAKSIRVLEDNKQFYKNISQYNLPNITYFELEHPDGYKMNVRQQLPVNFDPSKQYPVLFTPYGGPNSQQVAKSFQAYNWRAYISSDPELQYITYTVDNRGTAQRGRKYRSLVTAQLGKLEPLDQIWAAEELIKKFDYINPDKVGMWGWSYGGYLTAKTIEVNSGVFTFGLITAPVSDWRFYDSMYTERYMKTLDANRDGYLETAVHKVDGFKNIAGGFSVLHGTGDDNVHYQHAAALIDLLVGEGVSPEKMKMFAFTDSDHSIVYNGASVYIYKYLTARLYDEVKREPKNKLLAHQWTKRRIDGVSRA
- a CDS encoding Malate synthase, which translates into the protein MVLVPHKKRQYAVLGASSEATQKILTPEACEFLSVLHHSFEATRKALLHRRDLRQKNFDAGELPDFLPETKHIREDSHWQGASPAPGLADRRVEITGPTDRKMIVNALNSNVYCYMADFEDSLTPTWKNVTEGQLNLYDAIRRQIDFKIGEKDYKLRTDRTLPTLICRTRGWHLDEAHFTVSGAPISGALFDFSLYFFHNAKELIKTGFGPYFYLPKLESHLEARLWNDVFNVAQDYIGIPRGTVRATVLIETITAVFEMDEIIYDLRNHIGGLNCGRWDYIFTFIKIFRNHPKFILPDRADVTMTVPFMDAYVKLLIETCHRRGVHAMGGMAALIPIKNDGAANAKALANVEADKLREVLAGHDGTWVAHPALAPIAEDIFNTYMPTSNQIFRRSETVPVTRDDLLNPKVPGKITLEGVKKNIHVCLVYMEAWVRGIGCSPINNLMEDAATAEVSRSQLWQWVHHKVSTAEGVRLDKNTILELLDEQHGALLKTAAEGHKFEIAQQFMREQITGEKYAGFLTE